The following proteins come from a genomic window of Daphnia carinata strain CSIRO-1 chromosome 6, CSIRO_AGI_Dcar_HiC_V3, whole genome shotgun sequence:
- the LOC130688156 gene encoding uncharacterized protein LOC130688156 isoform X1 — MKFMFDHKKTIGEGAFGTVYKGKLWYSSSMILKGYGSREVAVKRVELRHVDKRKEEAMLKLNHTNIVRLFQCEKDNDFRYYVLELCDASLYQLFLKSDDPKKYNGRMPREIEVFHQLATGLAYIHSKKLIHRDIKPSTILIMRKPGKYDEIIMKWSDFGLTKSINKKRYHLWPGVRETSNWYAPEVLQKLIEGERAENEEFSGTGVKSDVFCLGLVFGYIFLKGEHLFGSRDKDIYHNIMGKHPVNMKSNPNLLPYYITLPFMNTWLLILDIDVELRKYYEDDLLTKMLEYDQKKRMNSAEVVEQLESIKNKLTEKEKEFFLLCAGDSSPDLVGKINDFIRLGVDVKAKDDDGMNALHHLCKSNSSPDLIDAIQLLIPLGIDVNAKDNSGRNALHYLCRSNSSPNLIDAIQLLIQLGMDVNAKDGRGQNASICCASQIQAQI; from the exons atgaaatttatgttCGACCACAAAAAAACCATAGGGGAAGGTGCCTTTGGTACGGTatacaaagggaagttatGGTATAGTTCTAGTATGATATTAAAAGGGTACGGAAGTCGTGAAGTGGCAGTAAAAAGAGTTGAACTGCGTCACGtggacaaaagaaaagaagaagcaatgcTTAAGTTAAATCATACAAACATCGTCAGActttttcaatgtgaaaaGGACAACGACTTTAG GTACTACGTATTGGAACTATGTGACGCTTCTTTATATCAACTTTTCCTGAAGTCGGAtgatcccaaaaaatacaacggTCGTATGCCACGTGAAATCGAAGTCTTCCATCAATTAGCTACGGGCCTGgcatacatccattcaaagaaATTAATTCATAGAGACATCAAACCGAGCACCATCCTCATTATGCGAAAGCCTGGAAAATATGACGagataataatgaaatggtcTGATTTTGGACTGACCAAATccataaacaaaaagagataTCATTTATGGCCTGGCGTGAGAGAAACCAGTAACTGGTACGCACCCGAAGTGCTGCAAAAACTCATCGAAGGAGAAAGGGCGGAAAACGAAGAGTTTTCGGGCACAGGCGTCAAGAGCGATGTGTTTTGCCTCGGCCTCGTCTTcggttacatttttttaaagggagaaCATCTGTTCGGTTCACGTGACAAAGACATTTACCATAACATAATGGGAAAACATCCGGTGAATATGAAGAGTAATCCCAATTTACTTCCATACTATATTACTCTTCCATTTATGAACACTTGGTTGCTAATACTAGATATTGATGTCGAATTGCGCAAATATTATGAGGATGACTTACTAACGAAAATGTTGGAATAcgatcagaaaaaaagaatgaattcgGCAGAGGTTGTCGAACAACTGGAATCCATCAAGAATAaa ttgactgaaaaagaaaaagaatttttcctaCTTTGTGCCGGTGACTCTTCGCCTGATCTAGTTGGAAAAATCAACGACTTCATTCGCCTTGGAGTCGATGTGAAGGCAAAGGACGAtgatggaatgaatgcgcttcatcatttgtgtaaatcaaattcaagcccagaTTTAAtcgacgccattcaactcttaatcccactgggaattgatgtgaatgcaaaagacAATTCGGGAAGGAATGCACTCCATTATTTATGTAGATCAAATTCAAgtccaaatttaattgacgctattcaactcttaatccaactgggaatggatgtgaatgcaaaagaTGGAAGGGGGCAGAATGCGTCCATTTGTTGTGCGagtcaaattcaagcccaaatttaa
- the LOC130688156 gene encoding uncharacterized protein LOC130688156 isoform X3, with protein MPREIEVFHQLATGLAYIHSKKLIHRDIKPSTILIMRKPGKYDEIIMKWSDFGLTKSINKKRYHLWPGVRETSNWYAPEVLQKLIEGERAENEEFSGTGVKSDVFCLGLVFGYIFLKGEHLFGSRDKDIYHNIMGKHPVNMKSNPNLLPYYITLPFMNTWLLILDIDVELRKYYEDDLLTKMLEYDQKKRMNSAEVVEQLESIKNKLTEKEKEFFLLCAGDSSPDLVGKINDFIRLGVDVKAKDDDGMNALHHLCKSNSSPDLIDAIQLLIPLGIDVNAKDNSGRNALHYLCRSNSSPNLIDAIQLLIQLGMDVNAKDGRGQNASICCASQIQAQI; from the exons ATGCCACGTGAAATCGAAGTCTTCCATCAATTAGCTACGGGCCTGgcatacatccattcaaagaaATTAATTCATAGAGACATCAAACCGAGCACCATCCTCATTATGCGAAAGCCTGGAAAATATGACGagataataatgaaatggtcTGATTTTGGACTGACCAAATccataaacaaaaagagataTCATTTATGGCCTGGCGTGAGAGAAACCAGTAACTGGTACGCACCCGAAGTGCTGCAAAAACTCATCGAAGGAGAAAGGGCGGAAAACGAAGAGTTTTCGGGCACAGGCGTCAAGAGCGATGTGTTTTGCCTCGGCCTCGTCTTcggttacatttttttaaagggagaaCATCTGTTCGGTTCACGTGACAAAGACATTTACCATAACATAATGGGAAAACATCCGGTGAATATGAAGAGTAATCCCAATTTACTTCCATACTATATTACTCTTCCATTTATGAACACTTGGTTGCTAATACTAGATATTGATGTCGAATTGCGCAAATATTATGAGGATGACTTACTAACGAAAATGTTGGAATAcgatcagaaaaaaagaatgaattcgGCAGAGGTTGTCGAACAACTGGAATCCATCAAGAATAaa ttgactgaaaaagaaaaagaatttttcctaCTTTGTGCCGGTGACTCTTCGCCTGATCTAGTTGGAAAAATCAACGACTTCATTCGCCTTGGAGTCGATGTGAAGGCAAAGGACGAtgatggaatgaatgcgcttcatcatttgtgtaaatcaaattcaagcccagaTTTAAtcgacgccattcaactcttaatcccactgggaattgatgtgaatgcaaaagacAATTCGGGAAGGAATGCACTCCATTATTTATGTAGATCAAATTCAAgtccaaatttaattgacgctattcaactcttaatccaactgggaatggatgtgaatgcaaaagaTGGAAGGGGGCAGAATGCGTCCATTTGTTGTGCGagtcaaattcaagcccaaatttaa
- the LOC130688156 gene encoding serine/threonine-protein kinase/endoribonuclease IRE1-like isoform X2, protein MKFMFDHKKTIGEGAFGTVYKGKLWYSSSMILKGYGSREVAVKRVELRHVDKRKEEAMLKLNHTNIVRLFQCEKDNDFRYYVLELCDASLYQLFLKSDDPKKYNGRMPREIEVFHQLATGLAYIHSKKLIHRDIKPSTILIMRKPGKYDEIIMKWSDFGLTKSINKKRYHLWPGVRETSNWYAPEVLQKLIEGERAENEEFSGTGVKSDVFCLGLVFGYIFLKGEHLFGSRDKDIYHNIMGKHPVNMKNIDVELRKYYEDDLLTKMLEYDQKKRMNSAEVVEQLESIKNKLTEKEKEFFLLCAGDSSPDLVGKINDFIRLGVDVKAKDDDGMNALHHLCKSNSSPDLIDAIQLLIPLGIDVNAKDNSGRNALHYLCRSNSSPNLIDAIQLLIQLGMDVNAKDGRGQNASICCASQIQAQI, encoded by the exons atgaaatttatgttCGACCACAAAAAAACCATAGGGGAAGGTGCCTTTGGTACGGTatacaaagggaagttatGGTATAGTTCTAGTATGATATTAAAAGGGTACGGAAGTCGTGAAGTGGCAGTAAAAAGAGTTGAACTGCGTCACGtggacaaaagaaaagaagaagcaatgcTTAAGTTAAATCATACAAACATCGTCAGActttttcaatgtgaaaaGGACAACGACTTTAG GTACTACGTATTGGAACTATGTGACGCTTCTTTATATCAACTTTTCCTGAAGTCGGAtgatcccaaaaaatacaacggTCGTATGCCACGTGAAATCGAAGTCTTCCATCAATTAGCTACGGGCCTGgcatacatccattcaaagaaATTAATTCATAGAGACATCAAACCGAGCACCATCCTCATTATGCGAAAGCCTGGAAAATATGACGagataataatgaaatggtcTGATTTTGGACTGACCAAATccataaacaaaaagagataTCATTTATGGCCTGGCGTGAGAGAAACCAGTAACTGGTACGCACCCGAAGTGCTGCAAAAACTCATCGAAGGAGAAAGGGCGGAAAACGAAGAGTTTTCGGGCACAGGCGTCAAGAGCGATGTGTTTTGCCTCGGCCTCGTCTTcggttacatttttttaaagggagaaCATCTGTTCGGTTCACGTGACAAAGACATTTACCATAACATAATGGGAAAACATCCGGTGAATATGAAGA ATATTGATGTCGAATTGCGCAAATATTATGAGGATGACTTACTAACGAAAATGTTGGAATAcgatcagaaaaaaagaatgaattcgGCAGAGGTTGTCGAACAACTGGAATCCATCAAGAATAaa ttgactgaaaaagaaaaagaatttttcctaCTTTGTGCCGGTGACTCTTCGCCTGATCTAGTTGGAAAAATCAACGACTTCATTCGCCTTGGAGTCGATGTGAAGGCAAAGGACGAtgatggaatgaatgcgcttcatcatttgtgtaaatcaaattcaagcccagaTTTAAtcgacgccattcaactcttaatcccactgggaattgatgtgaatgcaaaagacAATTCGGGAAGGAATGCACTCCATTATTTATGTAGATCAAATTCAAgtccaaatttaattgacgctattcaactcttaatccaactgggaatggatgtgaatgcaaaagaTGGAAGGGGGCAGAATGCGTCCATTTGTTGTGCGagtcaaattcaagcccaaatttaa